One Lytechinus variegatus isolate NC3 chromosome 14, Lvar_3.0, whole genome shotgun sequence genomic region harbors:
- the LOC121427439 gene encoding uncharacterized protein LOC121427439 produces the protein MLRYMLKMAGARAKVEKFEVGVSGKTNAIWSNGVDQNRKLACIFGDSMIRALMQRNHVQKWPFINVIISCTPGATCAHLEKEIQSFIYPKRPDVIILQVGTNNIKKRDWQRALAESRDQFRRLVKRSKDVCDVSTFTIYL, from the exons ATGTTAAGATACATGTTGAAAATGGCTGGTGCAAGGGCGAAGGTTGAGAAGTTTGAGGTCGGAGTCAGTGGAAAAACAAATGCTATCTGGTCAAATGGCGTTGACCAAAATAGAAAG CTTGCTTGCATCTTCGGCGATAGTATGATAAGGGCCCTCATGCAGAGAAATCATGTTCAAAAGTGGCCGTTCATCAACGTCATCATTAGTTGCACCCCGGGAGCGACATGTGCCCACTTGGAAAAAGAAATTCAAAGCTTCATCTATCCCAAACGCCCCGATGTCATCATCCTCCAAGTGGGTACCAATAACATCAAAAAAAGAGACTGGCAGAGAGCTCTGGCGGAATCGAGAGACCAGTTTCGAAGGCTCGTTAAACGAAGCAAAGATGTTTGTGATGTAAGTACATTTACGATTTATCTCTAG